A single Augochlora pura isolate Apur16 chromosome 2, APUR_v2.2.1, whole genome shotgun sequence DNA region contains:
- the Mesk2 gene encoding misexpression suppressor of KSR 2 isoform X8 has product MPSAATAEESALLGTMPSDSMDDIELKNIQLQFPALRYLSRDDSSVREERVETDKGSLLVAVQGNRAKPGILTFHDLGLNYISSFQAFFNYIDMRVLLENFCVYHVNAPGQEEGASTLPEDYVYPSMDELAEQLLFVLGHFGLKSIIGFGVGAGANILARFALAHPEKVNALCLINCVSTQAGWIEWAYQKINVRHLRSQGMTQGVLDYLMWHHFGRMIPFKRHILKQNKQYHLSILGTEERNHDLVQVYKNYFERHVNPTNLALFIDSYIRRTDLNITRELDPIRKKDGLTLGVPVMNITGALSPHVDDTVTLNGRLDPTNSSWMKISDCGMVLEEQPGKVSEAFRLFLQGEGYVVKSSRKPVTPTTPEVAPLSPLKMADYRLASLEELNHVCIKKIDRPTATIHITENPISEAVVC; this is encoded by the exons CACGATGCCTTCAGATAGCATGGATGACATCgagctgaaaaatattcagctTCAATTCCCCGCATTGAGATACCTGTCGAGGGATGACAGTTCGGTGCGGGAGGAGAGGGTGGAAACCGACAAGGGAAGTTTGCTGGTCGCTGTGCAAGGAAACCGGGCGAAACCTGGCATTCTCACTTTCCACGACTTAGGCCTTAACT ATATATCGAGCTTCCAAGCATTCTTCAATTACATCGACATGCGTGTTCTACTCGAGAATTTCTGCGTGTACCACGTGAACGCGCCGGGTCAAGAGGAAGGTGCATCAACGCTTCCTGAGGA CTACGTTTATCCGTCCATGGACGAACTGGCAGAGCAGCTGCTCTTCGTCTTGGGCCATTTTGGCCTGAAGTCCATAATCGGTTTTGGAGTCGGCGCCGGAGCTAACATACTCGCCAGATTCGCTCTTGCACACCCTGAGAAGGTCAACGCTCTGTGCTTGATAAACTGCGTATCCACGCAGGCAGGTTGGATCGAGTGGGCTTATCAGAAGATAAACGTTCGTCATCTGAGATCACAGGGCATGACTCAAGGAGTCCTGGATTATCTGATGTGGCATCATTTCGGCAGG ATGATTCCGTTTAAGCGACATATATTGAAGCAGAATAAACAATATCATCTTTCCATCCTT GGTACGGAAGAGAGGAACCACGACCTGGTTCAGGTGTACAAAAATTACTTCGAGCGTCACGTTAACCCGACGAACCTGGCGCTGTTCATCGACAGCTACATCCGCCGCACGGATCTGAACATCACGAGGGAATTAGACCCGATACGCAAAAAGGACGGTCTCACGCTTGGTGTACCTGTCATGAACATCACCGGAGCTCTAAGCCCGCACGTCGACGACACCGTCACGTTAAATGGTCGATTAGACCCGACGAACAGCTCTTGGATGAAG ATATCCGACTGCGGAATGGTGCTGGAGGAGCAACCGGGCAAAGTTAGCGAGGCTTTCCGGCTCTTTCTGCAGGGCGAAGGATATG TGGTGAAATCCTCGCGGAAGCCCGTGACGCCGACAACACCCGAAG TGGCACCGCTCTCACCACTGAAAATGGCCGACTACAGACTGGCTTCCCTCGAGGAACTGAACCACGTGTGCATTAAGAAAATCGACCGGCCGACCGCGACTATACACATCACCGAGAACCCCATATCGGAGGCGGTCGTTTGCTAA
- the Mesk2 gene encoding misexpression suppressor of KSR 2 isoform X9: MPSDSMDDIELKNIQLQFPALRYLSRDDSSVREERVETDKGSLLVAVQGNRAKPGILTFHDLGLNYISSFQAFFNYIDMRVLLENFCVYHVNAPGQEEGASTLPEDYVYPSMDELAEQLLFVLGHFGLKSIIGFGVGAGANILARFALAHPEKVNALCLINCVSTQAGWIEWAYQKINVRHLRSQGMTQGVLDYLMWHHFGRMIPFKRHILKQNKQYHLSILGTEERNHDLVQVYKNYFERHVNPTNLALFIDSYIRRTDLNITRELDPIRKKDGLTLGVPVMNITGALSPHVDDTVTLNGRLDPTNSSWMKISDCGMVLEEQPGKVSEAFRLFLQGEGYVVKSSRKPVTPTTPEVAPLSPLKMADYRLASLEELNHVCIKKIDRPTATIHITENPISEAVVC; the protein is encoded by the exons ATGCCTTCAGATAGCATGGATGACATCgagctgaaaaatattcagctTCAATTCCCCGCATTGAGATACCTGTCGAGGGATGACAGTTCGGTGCGGGAGGAGAGGGTGGAAACCGACAAGGGAAGTTTGCTGGTCGCTGTGCAAGGAAACCGGGCGAAACCTGGCATTCTCACTTTCCACGACTTAGGCCTTAACT ATATATCGAGCTTCCAAGCATTCTTCAATTACATCGACATGCGTGTTCTACTCGAGAATTTCTGCGTGTACCACGTGAACGCGCCGGGTCAAGAGGAAGGTGCATCAACGCTTCCTGAGGA CTACGTTTATCCGTCCATGGACGAACTGGCAGAGCAGCTGCTCTTCGTCTTGGGCCATTTTGGCCTGAAGTCCATAATCGGTTTTGGAGTCGGCGCCGGAGCTAACATACTCGCCAGATTCGCTCTTGCACACCCTGAGAAGGTCAACGCTCTGTGCTTGATAAACTGCGTATCCACGCAGGCAGGTTGGATCGAGTGGGCTTATCAGAAGATAAACGTTCGTCATCTGAGATCACAGGGCATGACTCAAGGAGTCCTGGATTATCTGATGTGGCATCATTTCGGCAGG ATGATTCCGTTTAAGCGACATATATTGAAGCAGAATAAACAATATCATCTTTCCATCCTT GGTACGGAAGAGAGGAACCACGACCTGGTTCAGGTGTACAAAAATTACTTCGAGCGTCACGTTAACCCGACGAACCTGGCGCTGTTCATCGACAGCTACATCCGCCGCACGGATCTGAACATCACGAGGGAATTAGACCCGATACGCAAAAAGGACGGTCTCACGCTTGGTGTACCTGTCATGAACATCACCGGAGCTCTAAGCCCGCACGTCGACGACACCGTCACGTTAAATGGTCGATTAGACCCGACGAACAGCTCTTGGATGAAG ATATCCGACTGCGGAATGGTGCTGGAGGAGCAACCGGGCAAAGTTAGCGAGGCTTTCCGGCTCTTTCTGCAGGGCGAAGGATATG TGGTGAAATCCTCGCGGAAGCCCGTGACGCCGACAACACCCGAAG TGGCACCGCTCTCACCACTGAAAATGGCCGACTACAGACTGGCTTCCCTCGAGGAACTGAACCACGTGTGCATTAAGAAAATCGACCGGCCGACCGCGACTATACACATCACCGAGAACCCCATATCGGAGGCGGTCGTTTGCTAA